A window of Roseiflexus castenholzii DSM 13941 genomic DNA:
GCCGCTGCTCTTCGAGGGGGCGAAGAACAATATCGATCACGTATGGAAACGCAAACGCGGCGATGTCGAAGATGCCTTCGCCAACGCTCATCGGGTGGTGAAACTGCGCATGGTCAGTCAGCGCCTGTCGGGGGTGCCAATGGAAGGGCGCGCCGTGTTGACGGCGCTCGATCCGATGACCGAAGGATTGACGGTCTGGACGAGCACGCAGGCGGCGCACTGGATCCGGCGCGACTTGGCAAAGATGCTGGGCATGGCGGAAAATCAGATCCGCGTGATTGCTCCCGATGTCGGCGGCGGGTTCGGCGTTAAGATCGGCGTCTATCCCGAAGAGGCGGCGCTGGCGGCGCTGACGCGGCGCATGGGCATGCCGCTGCGCTGGGTTGAGACGCGCCTGGAGCATATGCAGGCGACGACGCACGGGCGCGCGCAGATTGCCGACTACGAGGCGGCAGTGACTGCCGATGGCGTCGTGACGGCGCTCCGCGCGCGGGTTGTCGCCGATCTCGGCGCGTATCCGGTGTCGGCGGGCATTCCTGACCTGACGGGGATGATGGCGGTGGGGGTGTATCGGATTCCTGCCGTTGATTACGAAATCACCTGTGTCTACACCAACACGACGCCGGTTGCCGCCTATCGCGGCGCGGGTCGCCCAGAAGCCGCCTATTATATCGAGCGCCTGATGGATGCCGTTGCGTATGAATTGCACCTTGATCCGGTCGAGGTGCGGCGACGCAACTTTATTCCGCCTGATGCTTTCCCCTACAAGACGCCGGTCGGTCCGATCTACGACAGTGGCGACTATGACAAGGCGCTGAGCAAGGCGCTTGAGGTGGGGCGCTATGCCGATTGGCGCGCTGAACAGCAGCAGCGCCTCGCGGCGCGCGCCGCCGGCGAGCGTGTGCCGCTGCTGGGTGTCGGTATCGCCTGTTACGTCGAAATGTGCGGCTTTGGTCCATACGAAAGCGCCCACGTGCGCGTCGAGCCGTCCGGGACGGTGACGGTCATGACCGGCATTTCGCCGCACGGTCAGGGGAGCGCGACGACCTTTGCACAGATCGTTGCGGATCAACTCGGCGCTGATTTCGAGAAGGTCATTGTGCGCAGCGGCGATACAGCATTGACGCCGATGGGCAACGGTACGATGGGCAGTCGCAGTCTGGCGGTCGGTGGTGGCGCGCTCGTGCGCGCGATTGCGCGGGTGCGCGAGAAGGCGCGCCGGATTGCTGCGCATATGCTCGAAGCGGCGCTTGATGATGTCGTGTTCGATGATGGGCGCTATCATGTCAAAGGCGCGCCCGACAGCGGGCTGACGCTGGTGCAGATCGCGGAACGCGCCTACTCTGATGATCTGCCCGATGATGTCGATCCGGGTCTGGAGGCGACTGATTTCTTCAAGCCGCCGGCGTTGATCTATCCCTTTGGCGCGCATCTGGCAGTGGTGGAGGTCGATCCCGACACCGGCATCGTGACTGTGCGCGATTATGTGAGTGTCGATGATTGCGGTCCGCGCATCAGTCCGCTGATCGTCGCCGGTCAGGT
This region includes:
- a CDS encoding xanthine dehydrogenase family protein molybdopterin-binding subunit gives rise to the protein MAYASLIGAEVRRREDPRLISGAGRYVGDMSLPGMQHVAFVRSPYPHARIGAIDSSAALRVPGVTAVVTGEDLRDACTEMLFEGSEGSDVAEGESPKYSHYPISVGKVRHVGEIAAAVIAVSPAAAADGAAAVVIDWQPLPAVADMEQALRPDAPLLFEGAKNNIDHVWKRKRGDVEDAFANAHRVVKLRMVSQRLSGVPMEGRAVLTALDPMTEGLTVWTSTQAAHWIRRDLAKMLGMAENQIRVIAPDVGGGFGVKIGVYPEEAALAALTRRMGMPLRWVETRLEHMQATTHGRAQIADYEAAVTADGVVTALRARVVADLGAYPVSAGIPDLTGMMAVGVYRIPAVDYEITCVYTNTTPVAAYRGAGRPEAAYYIERLMDAVAYELHLDPVEVRRRNFIPPDAFPYKTPVGPIYDSGDYDKALSKALEVGRYADWRAEQQQRLAARAAGERVPLLGVGIACYVEMCGFGPYESAHVRVEPSGTVTVMTGISPHGQGSATTFAQIVADQLGADFEKVIVRSGDTALTPMGNGTMGSRSLAVGGGALVRAIARVREKARRIAAHMLEAALDDVVFDDGRYHVKGAPDSGLTLVQIAERAYSDDLPDDVDPGLEATDFFKPPALIYPFGAHLAVVEVDPDTGIVTVRDYVSVDDCGPRISPLIVAGQVHGGLAQGIAQALFEEVVYDENGQLLSGSLMDYTLPRADDLPAFVVEQTVTPTPHNPLGAKGIGEAATIGSTPAIVNAVVDALKHLGVRHIDMPLRPEKVWRACRQAQDGA